The Sulfurospirillum halorespirans DSM 13726 genome has a window encoding:
- the dapE gene encoding succinyl-diaminopimelate desuccinylase gives MLNTHELFLKLLRFVSITPDDGGAFAFIKAYLNDFEIIEVNVENTKNLFLYKRFGEGPHLCFAGHIDVVPPGTGWESEPFEPIVKEGVVYARGAQDMKSGVCAFVQAMRETTHFNGTLSAILTSDEEGDAKHGTIEVIKELERRSFLPDYVIVAEPTSEKVFGDAIKVGRRGSINGVIEIIGKQGHAAYPEKTINPVHQIAPLLSKLAGHYLDEGDEFFTPSQIIITDIRGGMEVTNVTPGNLRIMFNVRNSTKTDKAKIRTYMEEVLQGLEFTLCLSESAHPFVTSKDSLIVKKLSNALLHVKGLMPKLSTAGGTSDARFFGSFGIATVEFGVVNDTIHAPNECCPLSEVESLVHIFKTVIENFKKEDV, from the coding sequence ATGCTAAACACACACGAACTTTTCTTAAAACTTTTACGCTTTGTCTCCATTACCCCAGATGACGGAGGTGCCTTTGCATTCATCAAAGCGTATCTCAATGATTTTGAGATCATCGAAGTCAATGTTGAAAATACCAAAAATCTCTTTTTATACAAACGTTTTGGCGAAGGCCCACACCTCTGTTTTGCAGGGCATATTGATGTGGTTCCTCCAGGTACTGGTTGGGAAAGTGAGCCGTTTGAGCCTATCGTTAAAGAGGGTGTTGTCTATGCCAGAGGTGCCCAAGATATGAAAAGCGGTGTCTGTGCCTTTGTGCAAGCGATGCGTGAGACGACACACTTTAATGGAACACTCTCCGCCATCTTGACCAGCGATGAAGAGGGCGATGCCAAGCATGGCACGATTGAAGTGATTAAAGAGTTAGAGCGCCGCTCTTTTTTACCCGATTATGTCATTGTGGCAGAGCCAACTTCTGAGAAGGTTTTTGGCGATGCCATTAAAGTAGGGCGCCGTGGCTCCATCAACGGTGTGATCGAGATTATCGGTAAGCAAGGGCATGCGGCGTATCCTGAAAAAACGATCAATCCTGTGCATCAAATAGCGCCTCTGCTTTCCAAACTTGCGGGACATTATTTGGATGAGGGTGATGAATTTTTTACCCCTTCGCAGATCATCATCACCGACATTCGTGGTGGCATGGAAGTGACCAATGTTACTCCTGGTAATCTTAGAATCATGTTTAATGTACGCAACTCAACCAAAACCGATAAAGCAAAAATTAGAACGTATATGGAAGAGGTGCTTCAAGGATTGGAATTTACCCTCTGTTTGAGTGAAAGTGCGCACCCGTTTGTGACCTCCAAAGACTCACTCATTGTCAAAAAACTCAGTAATGCCCTTTTACATGTAAAAGGGTTAATGCCTAAACTTTCCACCGCAGGAGGAACAAGCGATGCACGATTTTTTGGAAGTTTTGGCATTGCAACCGTTGAGTTTGGTGTCGTAAACGATACCATTCACGCGCCCAATGAGTGTTGCCCTTTGAGCGAAGTTGAATCGTTAGTCCACATTTTTAAAACTGTCATTGAAAATTTCAAAAAGGAAGATGTATGA